One genomic window of Candidatus Binatota bacterium includes the following:
- a CDS encoding glycosyltransferase family 1 protein, whose translation MTVSDLPIKVLVVTGHSNRFHSDLPQTMALVGLKRAGVEIEIMCPETAPTRQLMVDAGIRVSHLAIGSRFDFAARRALSDRLAGGGYDIVHAFNAHALQNVLPAARGSGTGVLVYRGTVGNVSVFDPMAWATYLHPRLDGIACVCDAAREFFDTQLHLPWWRFPVGKAVTIAKGHDLDWYQEPPVARAELGVPDDAFLVACLVNERPRKGLSYLVDALPAMRCEGSPVHLLLIGSVHVKKTLASIAASPARDRIHLVGFRSDAAQVQAACDVCVLPTLKREGLPRAVIEGMAYGVTPVVTSAGGSKELIVDGESGLVIEPASAVAISDAVNYLAADPERNRAMGEAARQRIASHFSVEATVEKTLALYRELIADGRP comes from the coding sequence ATGACCGTTTCGGACCTGCCGATAAAGGTTCTCGTAGTAACGGGTCACAGCAATCGCTTTCACAGTGACCTGCCGCAGACCATGGCCCTGGTGGGCCTCAAACGCGCGGGCGTAGAAATAGAAATCATGTGTCCCGAAACCGCGCCGACGCGACAGCTGATGGTGGACGCGGGTATCAGGGTCAGCCACTTGGCCATCGGCAGCCGTTTTGATTTTGCCGCGCGCCGGGCACTGAGTGATCGGCTGGCCGGTGGTGGCTACGACATAGTGCACGCGTTCAACGCCCACGCCTTGCAGAACGTGTTGCCTGCGGCCAGGGGTAGCGGCACCGGGGTGCTTGTCTATCGTGGCACTGTTGGCAACGTGTCGGTGTTTGACCCGATGGCCTGGGCTACCTACCTGCACCCGCGCCTCGATGGTATAGCTTGCGTGTGCGACGCGGCCCGCGAGTTTTTTGACACGCAACTTCACCTGCCCTGGTGGCGTTTCCCCGTCGGCAAGGCGGTCACCATAGCCAAGGGCCACGACCTTGACTGGTACCAGGAGCCCCCGGTTGCGCGCGCAGAGCTGGGTGTGCCCGATGATGCCTTCCTGGTTGCCTGCCTGGTCAACGAGCGGCCGCGCAAGGGCTTGTCGTATCTTGTCGATGCCCTGCCCGCCATGCGCTGCGAAGGCAGCCCGGTACACCTGCTGCTGATAGGGAGTGTTCATGTGAAAAAGACGCTCGCCTCTATCGCGGCCAGTCCTGCGCGCGATAGGATCCATCTTGTTGGGTTTCGCAGCGACGCGGCCCAGGTGCAGGCGGCTTGCGACGTGTGCGTGTTGCCCACGCTCAAGCGCGAGGGACTGCCGCGCGCGGTGATCGAGGGTATGGCCTACGGGGTGACGCCGGTCGTGACCAGCGCGGGCGGCAGCAAGGAGCTCATCGTGGACGGCGAGTCGGGGCTGGTCATCGAGCCGGCGTCAGCGGTTGCCATAAGCGATGCGGTGAACTATCTCGCGGCCGACCCTGAGCGCAACCGGGCGATGGGAGAGGCCGCCAGACAACGAATAGCGAGTCATTTCAGCGTGGAGGCGACGGTTGAGAAAACGCTGGCTCTCTACCGCGAGCTGATCGCCGACGGCCGGCCATGA